The DNA segment AAGCTAAGAATCTTGCTTTAATGGAGGTTTGTAGGCCGTTGCTGATTAGCATACTAGATTCCGCGGTTAAACATGCAGTTGAACTTGCTCGCTCcaataaaattgaatatttttccAGGATCTCAAGAGTGTTCAAAGCATTTCATGACTTGATGCCGGAGATTGAGTCGCTGTTTCCCGGCCCTGAGCCACTTGGCGATTTGATAAGAAATGAAGTCATCAACACTAGAAAGAGGTTGGGGAAAGCAACTATGGACATTCTTAAGAGGCTAGAGGATTGGATTTACAAGGAGAATGAGATGGCGAGTTTTTATGGAGGGCTTTATCCGATAATCTCTTGGGATGTGATGAACTGCTTGGGGGAAATCTGTGAAGCTTGGACTGTCATCGGCCTTGAGAAAGTTCTAGAAGAGATTCCAATGGTTTCTGATGGAGAAGGAACTGCTCCTTGTTCTTCATTCTCTATTCAGTTTAATAGGATAATAGAGATGTTAAATAGCCATGTGGAAATCGAATCTAAGAAATATACTGACCCTGCTGAGGGCTATATTTTCATGATGAATAGTCAGAGGTATATACAACAGAAGATAATTGATTGTCAATCGAAAATGAGCACTATTTTGCTGATGGCGAATGGCGCGATCGATGAGAATAATGCCAAGGCGAGACAGAATCTCGAAGATTATCGCCAAAGCTCGTGGGATGAGGTTCTTGGGCTTTTGAAGCAGGGCGACGGAGACGAGCGAAATGAGGTGGAATATATGAAAGAGAATCTCAAATTGTTCAATGTTCAGTTTAAGGAAATATGCAGGGTTCAGTCTACATGGTTTGTTCTTGATGAAGAGCTAAGAAAGGAAATAAGAGAGACCATAGAGGAAATTTTGTTGCCAAGTTATGGAACCTTCATTGGTAAGTTTCAGAAAGTTCTTGGTTCTGATGCTGATAGGTACATTGAGTATTCAATGTATGACATTGATGCTCTACTCAATGATTTGTTTCGCGGAGGCAGTTGAGTTGTGTATCATGTTAGAAGCTTCTGCATTGTGGAAAATGGTTACAATCTTATAGCAAAAGAATAGAGTTGAAGAGGTTGTGTAACTAGTATAATTAGGGTTAATGAAAATTGGTTAGGGCCAAATAAggctttcttctttgtttggcACTCTGTTTGTTAAACCCTGTTGATCCAATTTAGTTGAAGAGGTATATATATGATATGATCTTTGGCATAGCAGTAAGAGAAGTGATGTCCCTGATAGTTATGATTATATAAATTCACAAATTAGGTgataataagttaataactaataatCATAGACAATTGATAAGGGGCATACTGCATATAATTTATATCGTTCACTTAAATCATATTCCCATTGAGACactgcttccttgcttttgaaaaaataataaaaaaatcctgACATATCACAAGAACATGGTTCAGTGGGCAGTTTGAAAAAACCATACCAGAGAAAGGGAAAAGGATCGCGATAATCCGAAAGGCATGTGCTCAATTTACAGTGTCTTCCCTAAAAATGCTGCACTGAGAAGCAAAAGCAAATGGCTTGCATAAGAGTATATGATTATGAAGAGAATGAGAATATATCTCTGATTAGTATTACTTGTATATTATTACCATAGTAGTAGAAACCGAACCGGACCGGCCAATTCGACTAAAAATTGGTGAATCGGATTATGAACCGGTTTGGTTCGTTTTTTGGACCGTTTAAGGATGAAAACCAACATGAATTGGTGAGAATCAGAGAAAACTGGCGAAAACCAGTTAAATTCGGTAAAACTGATTTGATACAGTGGACTCTATGGTGTTCCATAGCATCGCATCTCCACCTGTGATCCAGTGCATCCTACGGTCCTCCAACGTGCCACTTGTCAGGCAGTGTTTGAACAAATAATCTCTTGAGTACAATCCACCTTCAAAGCCACTCTGTCAACCTGCTTCTCATTGTTATATGTGACAAACATTAATTATATAGTAAATCtttgaattaaataattatataaatatctaacttaattttaattttgtattttctattttttgaattaatgatatttttaattatgtactattattaataaaaatataaactttattaaaaatttattaatttttatctattttaatgtTAGTATTATGATTAAAGTTATCTGTTTTGATActagtattaaaatttattgatattatGGATTGATATTCTTATTGtgtcaaattaaaatactattGTAGTAGTACTAACTAATTTTATgtctatatttatattaattgtctttaaaatttgaaatttagttgtttttaaaatattggtgAAGatgtgtattttaaaattttttagatttttgactattttatattttttatttacatatgaTCGGTTTTACTGATTTAACAGTAATTTATCGATTAAATTAATAAACCAATAAACCAATAATCTTACTGGTTTGATTAATAATTCTGTTCTTATAACTATGATTATTACTTAAGTACTAAAGTTTCACCTCAACCTGGTTAAACGATCAATTTGAAAATCCTCAACCCAAATCAGAACTCAATTGCACACCTAAATGAatgaaaagtttaaaaaattaattaaaagaaaaaacaagaaagaaagaaagaataaggGATACGATTATACGAAAtattaaactattaaaattaggtggaaactcaggtgcagttgacttcacgtgaaattaATACCTAAGagtcgttagataatttgactgatttgacaaaattttcatctaatgattttcagatatcaacttcacgtgaagccGACTTCATCTTAGTTTTCACcttaaaattattatcttatatATAAAGGAACAACGCATACAGTAAACAAATTgaacaacaaattaaacaaaaagtaaaaaaaacatTACCCCAATCAACTCTATTTTTACTTTAGGAAACCTTCTCCTTCTTTCCATCTCTCATTTGCCGTCGCCCAGCATCCTCCATCGCGTCGCACGAATTCCCCCTTGCACTACCCCCACCCTCGTCGCGCTATCACAGCTTCCTCCCCGGCACGCTGCAGAAACCACCAACCATGAAAGCGCAGCCGCAATTCGTCCTCCTCTTCCTTGCATCGCGCTGTGCATTCCGGATGAAGAGACGCCCTCCCCCCTCGCGCTATCACAGCTTCCTCTCCCCCGCACGCCGCAGCAACCACCAACCATGCAAGCCAAGCCGCCGCGAGTCCTCTTCTTTCTTGCGTCACACCGTGCATTTCAGACGAAGACGCGCCGATCCAATTCTGCATTCCACAGTCGTCGCCGGAGGCAGCCATCACCTGCGGTGCTTGTCTTTTCGACAGTAACCCGTGTAGTCGCAGCCATAATTGATTCACGACCCCGTTCTCCTGCAGTCGATGTTGTTTCCTTCCCTAGATCATGTTTTGAATTGCTATCACGACCTGCCTTGAATTGTTATTCATTTTATTAGGCATGCGGATGGTTATTTTCATTCTAACGTaaatgtttatttaatttggattgaatttaaatatatacaatGAAATTTagtggatgttcattttattaggtatgtgaataattatttttattctaaattgaatgtttatttaatttagattgAATTTCAGTAGATACAATGAAATTTGttagatgttcattttattaggTATGTGGATGGTTATTTTCATTATAAACCGACGACTTGATAGAGAAAAAGCTCGGCTGGCCGGTGAGGGAGGGACCGATGGTACAATGAAGGTTTGGGGAGGAGATATGCAACAGTAAAATGGTTAAAAAGTGGATAGTTAAAgtgtaaaaagtgaaaataaaaattttttggagaaTAATTTGTGATGAAATGTGTTTTTTTCCATCTTCTGTAGACTAAAAATATAATCTATTATTTACGTTGTTCACAATCTCTATCATGTTTTCTAttataaataatgtgaataatatattaaaaaaacagtaaaattaattataaatgttaTCAACCTAACAAAAATAACGGCAAGACTTCTTTGAAATTTcgtaaaaatgagaaaaataatgtCTTAGAAGAAAAGAATTAATAATGGTGCAACTCTTCTGTGGAAGCTTCATGTGAAACAGGGAAGAAGCTAAAAACTTCGGTTCAGACGAAAGAAAGAGGCTAGTTTTTCACATGCATGTtgggcttttttttctttctttggtgGCAAAATGCTTGATGACACCAAATTGGCATCAATTCGGTAAGTGTCTATTTGCTTGTTGCGGTTCATGATTGAAGGGTCAATTtggattgatttaaaaaaaaattaacaaataaatataatttacttttttaataaaaatattcttttattaaaaaacatattcaaatagattttaaattaaataaaaatatttatttttgaataattgaCACCACTAGATCCATTGATTTCTAATATTACATAATTGTTCTAAAAGCAAAAGTGCTACGTGGATGTCCAAATTTACATTACATGAAGTATGTGTAAATCGAATGAACTAACTTCGATTTATCAAGAGAGAAGCGTAGTGGCACATCAATAAAAGCTATTAGGATTGATTTACTTGAACGTAAATCGAAGTTATCTGATtcgatagatatatatatatttagtaagTTCAATTTATCTATGCATCACCTATACAAATACGAACAAAACGTTAAATCCTCATTAAAGTGGAACTCACAATAGCTAGTGAAGatagttttttatttcttgttaatGTATTTAAGTAAATCGACTTTAATAGATTCGATTTACTTGTCAATACGTTTCTCTCTTGGTAAATCAAAGTCGATTTACACGTACTCTATGTAAATCAAATCCAATAGCTTCAATTTACATAGTTTCCATGTAAATTCGGACATTCATGTAACACTTTTGTTTTTAGGACAATCACGTAATATTAGAGAGCAATTGATTTAGTGGTTTCTATTACCCTTTATTTGTTAAGAAAAGTActtttttttcacttaaaaaaaGCAATCCAAACTAGCACTAAGTTTGGCAAACATGTTTCCATAACTATTAGGTAACCAACTAGAGTACCAGCcaacattttaaatttcaaaagacTCCCGCCGCTGCGTCCTCTTCTTGAAAAGAAACATCTCAAAACCTAAGGAAAAAAACATCTAATAATCCACATAAAAAAactatcaatttatttagagaGAAACCTCTGAAACcttgtaaaaaaaatacacatttaATCTGAAAGAAACActtgaaaaaatagttaaaaaaattggaaCGCACTCTCAAAAAGAAATATCCCAgaatctaataaataaaatctaGTAAcccatataaaaaattatggaaaaaaCATCCAAATCCTATAAAAAGAACATTTATTTACttgtaaataaatatttgaaaaaaaactaatatacATATAGTGAAACATCCAAAACCCAATGAAAAACATCATCCAAAACTCACAATGCATTGAAATCACCTTCCATCAAAACGGGCGTGATTCGGGATGGCCGACGACGAGGTGATCGAGTTGACTGCTTGGACAACGCAGGTAAACGCCCTTGCGTGAACCGCAGTGGAGGGTAACGCTGCGGCAGACTGCTTCACAGGAGACAATCGCAAGGATTTGGAATGTTGCGGAGCGATGGGGTGTTTGATCCTACGCGAGCACTTCTGTGTGATGATGGTGGAGGCCCGCGATGGCAAGGACGACGCCGACATCAATAGCATGACCATGACGTCACAATGGAGAGTACGAGATGCTAGCGATGTTGAATGGCTGCAAGGGATGATGTCGGGGAGAGGCAATTGCATGCGATGGAAGACCAAAGCGGAAGTCGATTCGCGCAACGAGATGACGCAACTAAGATAGGATGGCGGCTTGACAGCGTGGGAGGAGGCAGACGTCAAAGTTATTCTAGATCGGAGGAGGaggaatgagagagagagagtactTGCGCCGCGTCCTCTTCTTGAAAAGAAACATCTCAAAACCTAAGGAAAAAAACATCTAATAACCCACATAAAAAAACTATCAATTTACTTGGAAAGAAACCTctgaaaccctaaaaaaaatatccatttaatttgaaacaagcacttgaaaaaataatcaaaaaaaTAGGAACTTACTTTCGAAAAGAAACATCCCACAATctagtaaataaaatttagcaacCCATATAAAAAGACTATGGAAAGAAACATCCAAAtcctgtaaaaaaaaatatgtatttactTGTAAAGAaatattcgaaaaaaaaatggaTACACATATAGTGAAACATCCAAAACCCAATGAAAAACATCATCCAAAACTCACAATGCATTGAAATCACCTTCCATCAAAACGGGCGTGATTTGGGGTGGCCGACGATGAGGTGATTGAGTTGACTGCTTGGATGGCGCGGGTAAACGCCCTTGCATGAATGAACCGCAGTGGAGGGCAACACTGCGGCAGACTGCTTCATAGGAGACAACTGCGAGGATTTGAAATGTTGCGGAGTGATGGGCTATTTGATGCTACGCAAGCACTTCTGTGTGACGACGGTGGAGGCCGCGCGATGACAAGGATTTTGCCGACGTCAGAAGCGGGACCACGGAATCGCAATGGAGAGGATGGGATGTCGGCGACGTGGAAAGGCTGGAAGGGATGATGCGTGGGGAGAGGTGACTGCACGGAATGGAGGGCCAAAGCGAGGCAACGAGGGTGACGCAACCAAGACATGACAGCAGCTCGACGGCGTGGAAGGGGGCGAACGTCAAAGGTATTGTGGATGGGAGGAGGAGGAACGAAAGAGAGTACTCGCGCCACGCTCTCTTCTTGAAAAGAATCATCTCAAAACTTAAGGAAAAACACATCTAATAACCCACATAAAAAAACCATCAATTTACTTAGAAAGAAACCTTTGAAACCTTGTAAAAAATCCATTTAATCtgaaaaaaatacttgaaaaaaTAGCTAAAAAAATAGGAACTTACTCTCGAAAAGAAACATCCCACAATCTAGTAAATGAAATCCAGTAACCCATATAAAAAACTATGGAAAGAAACATCCAAattctgtaaaaaaaaaatatatatctatttacttgtaaaaaaatattcgaAAAAAGAAACGGATATACATATAGTGAAACATCCAAAACCCAATGAAAACATCATCCAAAGCTCACAATGCATTGAAATCACCTTCCCGAAACGAGCGTGATTTGGGGTGGCCGACGATGAGGTGATCGAGTTGACTGCTTGAATGGCGCGGGTAAATGCCCTTGCGTGAACCACAGTGGAGGGTAACGCTGCGGCAGACTGCTTCACAGGAGACAACCGCGAGGATTCGAAATGTTGCGGAGCGATGGAGTGTTTGATCCTACGCGAGCACTTCTGTGTGATGACGGTGGAGGCCATGCAATGGCAAGGATGACGCCGACGTCAAAAGTGGAACCACGAAGTCGCAATGGAGAGGACAGGATGCCGGTGATGCAGAATGGCTGCAAGGGATGATGCACATGGAGAGGCGACTGCACGCGATGGAGGGCCAAAGCGGAAGTCGATTTGTGCAACGAAGGTGACACAACCAAGACATCACGGCGGCTCGACGGCGCAGGAGGAGGCAGACGTCGAAGGTATTATGGATGAGAAGACTGAGGAACGAGAGAGAGTATAGGAGCGCATATAGAAAATAGTGTGTAGTTTAAGATTGTACGAGACCTGTATGGAGAgtgcacaaaaatatttttttttaaattttaaaattaggattagaaaaaaaTTGGCTATTAATCTATGTTATATactatagttaattttttataatttttcatgtgaaattaatatttaaaaattattagataatttaataaatttaattaaattattatctaataatttttaattataaactttatataaataaatataactgAGTCTTCACCTTTACTAGATTGGTTTGCACAACATTTGTGAATTGGTTATTGCACGGTTAATTTCAGAATTTGTGTAATTGACTAATTGTTTTAGGCCGTGGTAGCTAGGACTCTTCTATAATTATATCTCTGCAAATAATGTAATAGGGCGCCCCTTCTGTAATTAGTAATAACTTCTTGGGGTACACATATTTCTTCGTGTTGACTTTATGAGCGTTCTTGATTTTCGATTGCTGCTGATTACACTTTAGTCAAACGAATAGAGTTTTCGAAAGTCCCACCATAACAAGTGTTATTGTCTTCGAATTGCTTACATCGGANNNNNNNNNNNNNNNNNNNNNNNNNNNNNNNNNNNNNNNNNNNNNNNNNNNNNNNNNNNNNNNNNNNNNNNNNNNNNNNNNNNNNNNNNNNNNNNNNNNNNNNNNNNNNNNNNNNNNNNNNNNNNNNNNNNNNNNNNNNNNNNNNNNNNNNNNNNNNNNNNNNNNNNNNNNNNNNNNNNNNNNNNNNNNNNNNNNNNNNNNNNNNNNNNNNNNNNNNNNNNNNNNNNNNNNNNNNNNNNNNNNNNNNNNNNNNNNNNNNNNNNNNNNNNNNNNNNNNNNNNNNNNNNNNNNNNNNNNNNNNNNNNNNNNNNNNNNNNNNNNNNNNNNNNNNNNNNNNNNNNNNNNNNNNNNNNNNNNNNNNNNNNNNNNNNNNNNNNNNNNNNNNNNNNNNNNNNNNNNNNNNNNNNNNNNNNNNNNNNNNNNNNNNNNNNNNNNNNNNNNNNNNNNNNNNNNNNNNNNNNNNNNNNNNNNNNNNNNNNNNNNNNNNNNNNNNNNNNNNNNNNNNNNNNNNNNNNNNNNNNNNNNNNNNNNNNNNNNNNNNNNNNNNNNNNNNNNNNNNNNNNNNNNNNNNNNNNNNNNNNNNNNNNNNNNNNNNNNNNNNNNNNNNNNNNNNNNNNNNttatatatatatatatatatagtgaaaaaatattatttttaaataataagcataaaagttaattatttttttttgtgcaacATACTTAATGtataatcaaatatatatattttttatctataaaaatattgGCCTTCTTAACCGATGGAAACTTTAGTCCTTTACGATCtttttataaaagtagtttaatgttataaatttttatgtcataatctataatatcataattaacataattttaaaagatttatattatcataattttattacgataaaaatactagttttaaaattaaaaaaaaaagattaaatattCTTAGAAGTTCCTTTGAAAAACATTTCAAGTGAAGTGGAATATGATCACTCTAGGCCTCATCTGGTTTACCGTGTAATGTAATCTCATCCCATCTCAAACAAGAATTTTGAGTCAAAGTGTGAAGTGTTCTaccgcaattctcatcactcAGCGTGAGAAAACAAACATGGCGGGGTCACTCACTAAAATTCAGAGATATCTGAGGCAAGCACATGTATGGAGGTTTGTTGGTCTGGCTTCAACTACAGTTGGATTATCATGTTATGCTCTCAGCTCCTCCTTTAACCATCTCTTTGGAAGGTGGaactttctcaaaatctttatctATATTGTTTCCAGTATCACCATTTGTTTCATGATTTTATTTGCAAAGTCATGGCAATGCTCCACCGCATTGCGATTCAAAGCTCACCTGTCTTTTCTGGTTTTGACAATAACCGCCATCTACTCCTTTTTCTTTGATAAAGATGTCAACGGAAAACCGGATGTTTACGGCCTAATTTCTTGTGCTGCGTTTGCTGTGATGTCACTGAGCTTGTCGAGGCAGAGCCACTTGGGATTTGAAGTGGATTTGTTATATTTCTTCTTGGGAGCTTTGATTGTACAATTCATGAAGATACATTTGTTTTTAGGTATCTTTGGAGTGGGACTCAGCTACTCCCTCATCATTCTCCGTTCTTCTTTAGATTTGGAAAATGAGCATCAGAGGTTGGATGATCAGTATCACTCAGTTGTGCAAGTTGACTCAGattcacaacaacaacaaaaagaagCTGCACAAGTGGATTCAGATTCACAAGAAGTCAACACTGATATTGTCATTATGAAGACACAATTCACCGCTTGTATAAATGCTCTTAAGTTATGTGATAGGGAGCTTATTAATATGCTTTCCAATTATGCAAAAGATAACGTCAAGACCTTCATTGAATCCAACCTTGAGGACCATGTCCCGGTTGACAGCAACATGGTGATTGATGCGCTGCCGTCAAACATTATCGATGACCTTCGAGAAGGAGTGAAGTTCATGGTGGCAAATGGACTTCAGAAGGAGTGTTGCGATTCGTATAGCAGCTGCCGCAGGGAATACTTAGAAAAGTTCATTTCCAGTTCAAACTTGAAACTCCCAAATATTGTGAATGTGGTTGAGGTGGAATCAACTGCTCTTGAATTTCAAGTTAGGAATTGGATTACCACTTCAAATTTAGCAATGAGATTGCTGTTTCCCAACGAAAGAAGACTGTGCGAGCGTATCTTCATGGGGCTCAGCACGGCTACAGATATCGTATTCACCGAAATTTGCAGGGAATTCACGAtacatcaattcaaattttcaGGTTGCTTTACATTTGAAGTTTTTCCCATGAGCGTAAGAGTTTTCAAGGCACTGAATGACTTGATTCCAGAGTATGAATCATTGTTTTCCCAGAAATCTTGTGATTCAATTAGAAATGAAGCTATCAGTAATTGGAAGAGACTGGGGAAAGCAACCAAAGGGATATTCATAGAGTTGGAGGATTGGATTTGCAATGATGAAGCCATATCAGATGTTCCTGACGAGCTTTATCCGATCTGCAGAAAAGTGATAGAGTGCCTTAATGTTGTTTTCAAAGCTTGGGTCATCCTTCCCCTTGAGAATTTTTTCGAAGAACACCCCATGGTTGTTCATAGAGAGGGAAGCCCGTCTTCATTCTTTATCCAGTTGATTAGGATAATAGAGCTTCTAGAGAAGCATCTGGAAGTCAGGTTCAAAAGCTGTCCGGACCGTGCTCTGCGCTGCATTACAGCGATGAATAATGTAAGGCACATTGAACAGAATGCAAAGAAATGGAACTGGGATACAAGACCCATGTATAATAGTGGCATAATTAGAAAACTGAGTGCAAAAGTCAGACAAAACCTTGAAGACTACCTAAGAATCTCGTGGGATGATGTTGTTGGGCTTTTGAAGCTGGGAGATAACGAAGCATACTCAGCGGAGTCTATGAAAGAGAATCTCAAATTGTTCAACTTGCACTTTAAGGAAATATGCAGGGTTCAGTCTACATGGTTTGTCCTAGATGAGCAgctaagaaaagaaataagagagtCCATAGATAATATCTTGTTGCCAATATATGGAGTCTTTATTGGAAAGTTGTATGATGTTCTTGGTTCGCATGCCAATGAGTATATTGAGTACTCAATGCTTGACATTGATGCTCTGCTCAACGATTTGTTTCGTGCATAACTTAAGATATAGTGTGTCAAATTGTAATACAAATGGCCATACTCATAATGGACTTTATTAAAGGGGAGATCATAGTTGTCATGGTTGTTTAATTTACTTGTatattgattgtgattagaaaCGTAGGTAAGCTTTCACCAGATTTTTCACACCTTTGGTCCATGCCTCTTGATTCCTCTGTATTATTGATTGTAGTAATAATGCTTTTTAATCTttatctagttttttttttatatattaaaggTTAACAGCGAAAACGTGTGCTTTGAATAGAGTATTGTCTGTGAAGTTGAAAGGAACAGAACAAACCTATCTAATTGAGTCGAGAAGACACAGACTTGAGCTGTTGAAGATCAACGCTGAGTCGAGAACTTGCACACAGCAGAAAAATGTCCTTTAGTTAATCTTAACTCTTAAGTTGGCAGAAACTCACTTGCAGTCGACTGCAGGTGAAGTTCTTCTGGATGGCTGACACGTGTTactatgattttaaaaaaatcggtttattttatataaatgatttatttaaaaaaactggTTTGAATTGGACCAAGCAGTTATTtttattcccttcttcttcgtttCGCACGTAAAATTCGTTTCTTTCAATCCCTTTTCAGAACTAATATGAAACTTTCAATTAggtatgttccttttatttatattttttaatcaaatttattatttcaaatgtatttcttaatttatgtttttattcattCCTCTGTGAATGATGAAAATGATTTAATAAATACGTACATATTTATGTCATCACACCATTTTGATGTTAGGATCATAAATGTCAAGATAATTCATAGCAATTTCATGTGATGGAAGACAAAAATGTAATTATGGTATAACGTAGACTAGTTGATAGCATGAgcattgttgaaattttggcaTGATCTCTTTCATATTTGTTATATGTCTCTTTAGTTGGTGATGTTATAGTTTATTGTGATGATATGATGGTAGTTTAATTGTATGAATTAGGTCCTTtttatttggttgaattttttctATGACTATCCTATTCTTGATGGCaatgtcaaaataaatattttcattagttgttcttttttttctctatttttgaatcaattttattttgaaaaaatttattaaaaatttttgttgtagacaaaattaataatattatgttcAATTATTTAAGGAGACCAACttaatattttgattagatacttttgttttattgaaaataaattctaattttattaaaaaataaattctagttgataagtaaaaacacaaaaacgtgCATGACAGTGAAATCATAATTTTTAGATAAGTAAATTATAGtcttattatcttaaaaaaataatttatttatagaataatattgaaaaattaacaataatttgcacgaaaatagtttattagtaaaataaaagttaattgattgattaccataaaatttaatttaactataaatttgcaattgaacatatttttacagcttaatttaaaagcaactgaaaatgtgagttatgggaaacaaaacaaaactcaTCAAGAAAATAGAAACAGGGACAAAAAAaggacagatgatatcatttaTGTCATTCCTATAAAAAAACcgtgattttttgttttttttttcagaatactaaattttactttttcaaacgatttatatacatatatttgacaaaaattaaataaaaaaagttttagataaatttaaataaaaattggttaATATGAACGAAGAAAAAGAACATATCAAATTCATCTGTTAGGAATTTAGGAATAACACGCAgaaagaatttaaattattttaaaagtagttatttgatttattcaaaccgatttttttaaataaactatttgtataaaataaatcgGTTTTTTTAAATCATACATAACACGTATCAACGATCCAGAAACAACTTCACCTGCAGTCGACTGCAGGTGAGTTTCCACCTATAAGTTCAAGTACTGCTAAAGAAAGAACAGAACTAAACTATGATGCATGCATGATACTAATACGGACATGAGACATGATACGAGAGACACGCAGATACGtgaatttaaaattcttataagGTACAAGATAtgtcatatatataaaatattttatattttttaaataaattataataatattttagtattttgttaaggaaaagtctagggagcagcagttttattgaattttggctagcatgtaaccagcagaagaaggtgagccattggatgaaatctcacacc comes from the Arachis duranensis cultivar V14167 chromosome 7, aradu.V14167.gnm2.J7QH, whole genome shotgun sequence genome and includes:
- the LOC107458298 gene encoding exocyst complex component EXO70B1-like, giving the protein MDSNSPEAVQVNSGSQMDVDSQEQEEDMQVDSEEAAQQANSESQEAKTDIALIMPKLTAYINVIRTNNSTVIDAIHNYLGQYLRSEEIDDLDFKEHISIDASNSVINAIHPDMIDNLHEAVMMMLEAGFDRECCNEYSKFRTKCLGSYLSYMKTLQPQLGFEENAKKGTKFFNHEIREWTKVSNVIVRVLLPSERTLCQRAFLRYTEAKNLALMEVCRPLLISILDSAVKHAVELARSNKIEYFSRISRVFKAFHDLMPEIESLFPGPEPLGDLIRNEVINTRKRLGKATMDILKRLEDWIYKENEMASFYGGLYPIISWDVMNCLGEICEAWTVIGLEKVLEEIPMVSDGEGTAPCSSFSIQFNRIIEMLNSHVEIESKKYTDPAEGYIFMMNSQRYIQQKIIDCQSKMSTILLMANGAIDENNAKARQNLEDYRQSSWDEVLGLLKQGDGDERNEVEYMKENLKLFNVQFKEICRVQSTWFVLDEELRKEIRETIEEILLPSYGTFIGKFQKVLGSDADRYIEYSMYDIDALLNDLFRGGS
- the LOC110274018 gene encoding exocyst complex component EXO70B1-like encodes the protein MAGSLTKIQRYLRQAHVWRFVGLASTTVGLSCYALSSSFNHLFGRWNFLKIFIYIVSSITICFMILFAKSWQCSTALRFKAHLSFLVLTITAIYSFFFDKDVNGKPDVYGLISCAAFAVMSLSLSRQSHLGFEVDLLYFFLGALIVQFMKIHLFLGIFGVGLSYSLIILRSSLDLENEHQRLDDQYHSVVQVDSDSQQQQKEAAQVDSDSQEVNTDIVIMKTQFTACINALKLCDRELINMLSNYAKDNVKTFIESNLEDHVPVDSNMVIDALPSNIIDDLREGVKFMVANGLQKECCDSYSSCRREYLEKFISSSNLKLPNIVNVVEVESTALEFQVRNWITTSNLAMRLLFPNERRLCERIFMGLSTATDIVFTEICREFTIHQFKFSGCFTFEVFPMSVRVFKALNDLIPEYESLFSQKSCDSIRNEAISNWKRLGKATKGIFIELEDWICNDEAISDVPDELYPICRKVIECLNVVFKAWVILPLENFFEEHPMVVHREGSPSSFFIQLIRIIELLEKHLEVRFKSCPDRALRCITAMNNVRHIEQNAKKWNWDTRPMYNSGIIRKLSAKVRQNLEDYLRISWDDVVGLLKLGDNEAYSAESMKENLKLFNLHFKEICRVQSTWFVLDEQLRKEIRESIDNILLPIYGVFIGKLYDVLGSHANEYIEYSMLDIDALLNDLFRA